In Oryza sativa Japonica Group chromosome 2, ASM3414082v1, the following are encoded in one genomic region:
- the LOC4328991 gene encoding uridine kinase-like protein 3 has product MGSRPVDEVLDAAAAGVHYSTLRLDELNINGSMTGEEQPTTSGVENGHQEPFVIGVAGGASSGKSTVCKMIIDQLRDQRVVVVTQESFYYGLSDEELVHVHDYNFDHPDAFDTELLLSCMENLKHGKAVDIPNYNFKTYKSVASARKVNPSDVIILEGILVFHDSRVRDLMNMKIFVDTDADVRLTRRIRRDTIEKGRDIKTVLDQYSKFVKPAFEDFILPTKKYADIIIPRGGDNDVAIDLIVQHIRTKLGQHDLCKVHPNLYVIQTTYQIRGMHTIIRDAATTTHDFIFYADRLIRLVVEHGLGHLPFKEKQVITPTGSVYTGVEFSKRLCGISVIRSGESMENALRACCKGIKIGKILIHREGDNGKQLIYHNLPKDIANRHVLLLDPILGTGNSAVQAISLLLKKGVQETNIIFLNLISAPQGVHVVSKRFPRVKIVTSEIEFGLNDDFRVIPGMGEFGDRYFGTDDYQSSTPFFCDEKNRVRLL; this is encoded by the exons ATGGGTTCAAGACCAGTTGATGAGGTTCTTGATGCTGCCGCGGCTGGGGTCCACTACTCCACGCTCCGTTTGGATGAGCTTAACATCAATGGCTCCATGACAGGGGAGGAACAACCAACGACCTCAGGGGTGGAGAATGGGCACCAGGAGCCATTTGTCATTG GTGTTGCCGGGGGTGCATCTTCAGGCAAAAGTACTGTATGCAAAATGATAATCGATCAGCTACGTGATCAGCGTGTAGTTGTTGTTACTCAG GAGTCTTTTTATTATGGGTTGTCTGATGAGGAATTGGTCCATGTTCATGATTATAACTTTGATCATCCAG ATGCATTTGATACGGAGTTACTACTCTCTTGTATGGAGAACTTGAAACATGGCAAGGCTGTGGACATTCCTAATTACAACTTCAAAACATATAAGAGTGTTGCAAGTGCAAGAAAG GTCAATCCTTCAGATGTAATTATTTTGGAAGGAATTCTGGTTTTCCATGATTCACGTGTCCGGGATTTGATGAACATGAAGATCTTTGTTGACACAG ATGCTGATGTGCGATTAACAAGGAGGATTCGACGTGACACCATTGAGAAGGGTAGAGATATCAAAACTGTGCTAGATCAG TACTCAAAGTTTGTTAAGCCTGCTTTTGAAGACTTCATCCTCCCAACCAAGAAGTATGCTGATATTATCATCCCACGAGGTGGCGATAATGATGTTGCAATTGACTTAATAGTTCAGCATATTCGTACTAAGCTTGGTCAACATGATCTCTGTAAAGTACACCCCAATTTGTATGTCATTCAGACTACTTATCAG ATACGAGGTATGCACACAATAATACGGGATGCTGCCACAACAACACATGATTTCATATTCTATGCTGATCGGTTGATTCGATTG GTTGTTGAGCATGGTCTTGGTCATCTTCCATTCAAGGAAAAGCAGGTCATAACTCCAACTG GATCGGTTTACACTGGGGTAGAGTTCTCCAAAAGATTGTGTGGTATCTCAGTGATTAGAAG TGGTGAGAGTATGGAGAATGCATTGCGGGCATGCTGCAAAGGTATAAAAATTGGGAAGATTCTTATTCACAGGGAAGGAGACAATGGCAAACAG CTAATCTATCACAATTTACCGAAAGATATTGCAAACAGGCATGTGCTGTTGTTGGATCCCATACTGGGAACAG GAAATTCAGCTGTTCAAGCTATATCTCTACTCTTGAAAAAGGGTGTACAGGAaacaaatattatttttctGAATCTTATATCA GCTCCCCAAGGAGTGCATGTGGTCAGCAAGAGATTTCCAAGAGTGAAGATCGTGACATCAGAAATCGAGTTTGGTCTGAATGATGATTTCCGCGTCATCCCTGGGATGGGTGAGTTTGGGGATAGGTACTTTGGGACAGATGATTATCAGTCATCAACACCATTCTTTTGTGATGAGAAAAATCGTGTCAG GCTTTTGTGA